Proteins found in one Aminivibrio sp. genomic segment:
- a CDS encoding helix-turn-helix transcriptional regulator encodes MAVRFPANPEKGSTGGSARRKGPSKEELRIRLQLAPFSLTKKETEITLLLLEGLKREEILENCEITNNTLKTHIRQIYRKLSVTGRGDIPAKIGLA; translated from the coding sequence ATGGCAGTGCGTTTTCCCGCAAATCCGGAGAAGGGGAGCACCGGGGGAAGCGCGAGAAGGAAAGGCCCTTCGAAGGAGGAACTGCGGATCAGGCTGCAGCTCGCTCCCTTCAGCCTGACGAAAAAGGAGACGGAGATCACGCTGCTTCTTCTGGAGGGGCTCAAGAGAGAGGAAATCCTTGAGAACTGCGAGATTACGAACAATACGCTCAAGACCCATATCCGCCAGATCTACAGGAAGCTCAGCGTCACCGGAAGAGGTGACATACCGGCAAAAATAGGATTGGCGTGA